The Candidatus Hydrogenedentota bacterium DNA segment AGCCATGGACTGGGTTGAGATTTCGTCGCTGGAGTCACTGACCGAGGGCAAGTATGGCATTCCCGAACCAGTTCGGACCCTTCCCGCGACACGCGTGTCACGCGACAGCATCGTCCTTGTCCCAGGAGTTGCCTTCTCGCCGTCCGGTCACCGAATCGGTTTTGGGGGCGGGTATTTTGACCGATTCCTATCCGAATTCGGGGGCGTTTCCATCGGTCTGGCCTACGATTTTCTGGTGATGGACTCGTTGCCCACGGCGCCCCACGACCGGCGCGTCGTTATCCTCGTCTCGGAGACTTCCGCTTACCGAGCTGACGCGCTCTCATCCTGAAGCAGCCGCAATGCCTGCTCCACGTGCGCCTCGGTAAACGAGCTACCCGTCACCGGCAACCAGTGAATACGATCGTCGGCCCGGAACCACGTCAACTGCCGCTTGGCGAATCGTCGCGTCTGCTGCTTGGTGGTCTCTATCGCTTCGGCCAACGTCTGTTTACCGTCTATATACGCTGCCATCTCCCGAAATCCTACCGATCGCAGACGTTCAACCTCTGAGCGGTATCCGCGTTCCAGGAGCGCCCGCACTTCCTCCACAAACCCCGCGGCCACCATTGCGTCGACACGCTCGTTGATTCGCCGGTAGAGCTCCTCGCGCGGAAAATCCAGTGCGACCAACACCGCAGAATAGGCGTGTGTTCGCTCACGGTGCTCGCGATGAAGCCGAGACATGGGCTGCCCCGTCAGCCTGTACACCTCCAGGGCCCGCACGATCCGCCGCAGATCGCCTGGAAGTATTATCGCGGCATACTCCGGGTCCACCGATTGCAGTTGTTCGTAGAGCGGCGCTCCCGACTCGGCCTCCCGATGCAACTCTTCTCGAATCGTATCGTCTTTCGGAGGTCCATCGAAAAGGCCGTCAATCAACGCATTGACATACAAGCCGGACCCACCGGCCACGACGGCAACCTTCCCACGCGCATTCAGCGTATCGACCACCATCCGCGCCTGCCGCTGGAATTCGCCCGCAGAGAATTCGCAATCCGGTTCGAGCACTCCCACGAAATGGTGCTTCACCGCAGCAAGCTGCTCGGCGGTGGGGGCCGCTGTCCCGATTTCCATTCCGCGATACACCTGCATCGAATCGGCGGAGATAATCTCGGTGTTGAGGCGCCGGGCAACTTCAATCGCCAACGCCGTCTTGCCCGACCCGGTAGGTCCCACGACTGCCAGAATGGAAGTCACTGCCGTCTCCGGAAGCTCTTCTCCATCTGCATTTGGGTCAATTCGGTGATGATTGGCCTTCCGTGGGGACACGTGTAGGGGGGGCGCATCCGCCGGAACCCTTCCAGCAGTTCTTTGCGTTCCTGCGGAGACAGCCGATCGCCTGCTTTCACGGAGCCTCGGCAGGCCTCCACGGTCAAGCGGAGCGCGTCCGAGATAAAGTCCTCGCGCGAGAACAAGTCCCCCTGCGCCAACTGGTCCAGCACGCGGAAGATTGCATCGGCAATCTTGGACTCCTGATACAGGTGACAAACCGCCGTCACCTGGAATGTCGTGCCGCCAAACGGCTCGATTTCGATCCCGATACGCGAGAAAAGCGGCAGATTCGTTTCGAGCAGCCGCGCATGCGACGGGGGAAGCTCCACCAGAATGGGCACGATCAACTGCTGCGCCTGGTAATCGTGGTCGGCAAGATCAGCGCGCAGACTGTCGTAGGTTAACCGCTCATGCAACGCGTGCTGGTCGATGATCAACAACCGGTCTTCTTCCGGCACCAGCAAGTACGTGTCGAAGAGTTGCATCGGAGCATCGTCCATGTGGCCGATAGGACGGTAGACGGCCATTGGCGCAACCCGATCCACGTGGTCCGACGTTGCCGGACCCGAACCCGCGAATTCGGTTTGCACCGGTTCTGTGTAGGCTTCAAGCGGATTCGCGGTCTCCACAAAACGTGCGGCTAGGATGGGCGGAGTCTCAAACATGGGCGGTATAGAAGCACTTGCCGCTTCCGTACCGGCGAGCCTTGGGCTTGTCTCGCTTATGAGTGTCCGCATGACCGGTTCTTCGCGCACTGGAAACGACGGCGCGGGAGTCACCAGCGTCTCGCGTCCAACTTGGATGCGTTCCATACGGCGGCGGACTACGTCACGAATGGCTTCGCGCACCACGCGCTCCTCGCGGAAACGCACTTCGCGCTTCGCGGGGTGGATGTTCACATCCACGTAGCGCGGATGCGACTCGACCATGACGATGCCCACCGGATACCGTCCAATCGTCAGCAGTCCGCGGTAGCCGTCTTCCAAGCCATACTGCAGCGAACGATTCACGATAGGACGCCGATTCAAGAAGAAGAACTGATGCGAACGCTGCGACCGCGTGAGTGCGGGCGTTCCCACCAACCCTCGGAATCGAAGTCCAGCCTGCTCTTCATCCAAGTCGATCAAATCGTTCAGGAAGTTGAGTCCCCAGATAAGGGCGACCCGTTCGCGCAGCGTCGCGCGCTCCGGGATGTCGAGCAGCGTCTTTTCGTTGTGCAACAGATGAAATCCGACGCCCACTTCCGCGAGCGCGTGCCGTTGCACGATATCGATGCACAGACTCAGTTCGGTGGTGATCCCCTTCAGGAATTTCGCGCGTACGGGTGTGTTGAAGTAGAGCCGGTTCACGCTCACTCGCGTTCCCACGGGCGCGGCCACGTGGTCTACGTCGCGAAGGATTCCCCCTTCCACGCGCACCCGCGTCGCGGACTCATCGCGTTCGCGGCGCGTGACCATCTCGAATCGTGAAACGGCCGCGATACTCGCCAGGGCCTCTCCACGGAACCCAAGCGTCAGAATGTTGTCCAGGTCCTCGGCTTTGCGGATCTTGCTTGTCGCGTGCCGTTCAATCGCCAGCAACGCATCCTGCTCGGACATTCCATGACCGTTATCGATGACCTCGATCGTCCTGCGCCCCGCAGCCACAAGCCGCACCTGAATCCGCGTCGCGCGGGCGTCCAGCGCGTTCTCAACAAGCTCTTTGACAACAGACGCGGGGCGTTCGACCACCTCGCCGGCTGCAATCTTGTTGGCCACGTTCTCGGGCAGTACACGGACTGCGGGTATGCTTGTTTTCGCGCTCATCACCTAACCCGGATTTCTCACGAACACACTTGAACCTCTCTCCTAACCAGAGTGTTCGCGAGACTTGCGGCCAAAATCAAAGCGACTCTCCGAAGACAGAGTGTGTTCGCGAGAAATCCTCATGGCATAACCTCAACGTCTTGCACGTGAGCAATTTGCGTCGGCGCTCAATCGCGCCTGTGCAAATTGCGGACTAATTCCCGCCGCCATTCTAAAGCAGCCGCTCCGCACCCGCAACCGCCATTTCATCCCTGTGGAGTCCTCTCTCCCTTGCTCATCTGCGCCCCGAAATAAGCGAAGCAGGCCTGACACCCTGAGGCGGGCCTGCTTCGAAGTTCAGTGAGGAGTTAGCTAGATTTCGAACCGCACGTCTCCGTAGATGGTCGAGCAGGCGGGAAGTCTGCGATTCCAGCTTAGACCCTGGTAATAGTCGATACAGACGTTGGTGGTCGTGATTTCGATCCCCTCATTTACTACGATGAGTTCGTTGTTGACGGCTTCACCGCAGAAGAGGAACTCGTCGACGATGTCAAACACACCCCGTACCATGTACGTACCCGGCGCAAACCCTTTGATATCCTCAGACTGCCCGGATACCAGCACTGACGTCAGGTCATTTGGCCCCCATGACAGAGCGCCCTGATTCGCCACATTCACTTCTTTCAAGTCATACGACGTGAAGTTGTTGATACAGAACTGATACTGAAGCAGATTGCATCCTGCAAATACCGTAGCTACCGCCACGAGTATAACGGCAGCGAGGATTCCCCAACTGCGTGACCGTCTCATGCCTGATCTCCTTTGATTCGTGCGGGCTTGCTTGACTGGTCTCCTTCCAGTATCGCACCGGAGCGCAGCAAGCTTCGTCGCTTCCATCAAGAAAAACCAACCCTCGGCAAGAAAAAAGCAGGCTCGTCGAGGTTTAACAAGCCTGCCCCCTATACCAATTACTTCAAGACTAGATTACGAATCGGACATCACCGTAAATCAAGGTGCACCCGCCAATAACAACGGCCTTACCCTGCAACAGAGTATCCTCTCTGTAATCGATGCAGACGTTCGTCGTCGTGATATCGATACCTTCGTTCACGACGATCAATTCATCGTTGATTACATCGTCGCAGAATTCGCTGGAATCAGCGACATCGAAAACTCCGCGAACCATGTACGTTCCCGCCGCGAAACCTTTGATGTCCTCCGAGCCGCCAGGCGCAAGAACAGCGCTCAGATCGTTCGCCCCCCAGGAGTCAGCGCCCTGGTTTACAATGTTCACGTCCGTGAGGTCAAACGAAGTAAGGTTGTTGATGCAGAACTGGTACTGAAGCAGATTGCACCCTGCCAATACCGTTGCGACCAACACAACGCACACACCCATTGCCAATCCAAACCGACGCACCACTCGCATTACATGTCTCCTTCTTCCGCTTCTCATTATACGGGTATACAACGCCCCACTATTCGAGACTGAGCATACCACGTCATGACATACACTACAATCCGCCCCACCCTTAGACGCTCATGTGCGTCAACCCATGCATACTACCTGGTGTGGGGCGACTGACCGGTCTTCAACCGGTTATTCGCTCGACGCTAGATTTCAAACCTGGCTGCGCCATAGATCGACGTGCAGACATCGGCCTTATCTTTGGACACAATGCCTTCGATCTCACGGTAATCGATACAGATATTCGTCGTCGTGATTTCAAGGCCTTCGTTCACGATGATCAACTCACCATTGATGACTTCGTGGCAGAGATTAGGCTCGCCCGCGATGTCAAACACGCCGCGAACCATGTACATGCCAGGCGAGAACCCTTTGATATCTTCCGAGCCGCCCGGCTCAATAACACCGGTCAGATCGTTTGAGCCCCAAGAGTCAGCGCTTTGAGTTGTAATGTTCACTTCCTTGAGGTCATACGGCGTCAAGTTGGTGACGCAGAACTGGTACTGAAGTAAGTTACACCCTGCCAATACCGTTACAACCAGCACAACGCACATACCCGCCAGCAATCCAAACCGACGCACTACTCGCATTGCATTTCTCCTTTTTCATCTGCTCTACGTATTGACTCACCATTCTGCACAAAGCGACTGGGAATACTCAGCCTTCCCCTATCGCTCATCGTCCGGGCGCACTCAATCTCGGCAAGCAACTCACGACGGAGTGCGCCAGCTCAAACGACTTTCAGACTGATGACTCAAATCTCGAACCGCGCGGCGCCGTAGATATCTACACAAACAGTGCTCTTTTTCTCTGGAACTTCTTCGTCGTAGTCGATGCAGATATTCGTCGTCGTGATCTCCAGACCGTCGTTCACAACGATGAACTCGTTGTTATAGACGTCTTCGCAGACATCCTCCTCATTCACGATGTCAAATACGCCTCGCACCATATACATTCCCGGGGAAAAACCCTTGATGTCTACCGAACCGCCCGGCAGGAGCGTGCCAGAGAGATCGTTCGAACCCCACGACGGCGCGCCTTGAGCCGCAATGTTCACTTCCTTGAGGTCGAATGACGTAAGGTTGTTGATGCAGAACTGATACTGTAGCAAGTTACATCCGACCAATAGCGGCGTAACCGCCCCCATTGCCAGAATCGCCACCAACGCATAACGTGTGAACCTTTTCATGGCACTGCTCCTTATGGTCTACGCCACATTCCTCTCCCGGATACGCTCAGTTGGATAAACGAACACAGATTCCCTACAGCACCTCAGATCTTAGGGAGATCGGCTCAACTTGTCAATTGCTATTCACTCGTTCCAAACAAGGATTGACTCAACCACGCGGACAGCAGATCAGCCCCTCGCATATGACGGAACCCCCCGCAACCAATCGGCTGCGAGGGGCTCTACCAAAATATCTGCAATCAGGACTTAAATTTCAAAACGGACTGCGCCATAAATCTCAACGCAATCGCCCGGAGCCTTGACGCCGTTCTGCACCACATACTGCTCGTTGTAGTCGATACAGACGTTTGTCGTCGTGATGTCGATGTTCGTATTTGTTACGATGTACTCGTCATTGATGACAGGTTCACATACCTGACTGTCGGCCACGTCGAACACGCCGCGAACCATGTAGTCACCAGCCGAAAAACCCTTGATGTCTTGCGTCTGTCCAGGTCCAACAATTCCGGTCAAATCGTTCGAACCCCACGATCCCGCTCCCAGCGCCACAACATTCACCTCAATAAGATCGTAGGAACTCTGATTGTTCACACAAATCTGATAAGTGAGCAGATTGCAGCCCACCATAACCGGAGCCACAATGCCCACCGCAATGGACATCACAATCGCTGCCGTTTTCCACGTCCTCATAGCCGCCTCCTATTCCTTGCTCTATCGCGTTCTCTAGACTCGATATACCCGTTCCAGCATCGGCACTATTATACTCTCTCGGAGAACACACATTTCAAGATGTCTCCGTCTTTTGGCCGTTTCGACCAATAGAACGTAAAAAAACCGTCCCTTTTCGCTTACGCTCGAAGGGACGGCCAAAGTACTCAGTCTCAGTGACGGGATCCGTTAGATGATGTAACGAACGTCGCCGTAAATGAAGGTGCATTCTTCTTCGGTGTCAACATCTTCGGAATAGTCGATCGCGACATTCGTCGTCGTAACTTCGATACCCGTGTTGTATACAAGGTATTCGTCGTTGTAGATCGGTCCGCAGA contains these protein-coding regions:
- a CDS encoding 5-formyltetrahydrofolate cyclo-ligase gives rise to the protein MSNPDAKSQLRARLRAMRSALSPTEVQTRSAAVHANLLLQPEFWAAPMLLTYVSIDNEVDTRALITSALAEGRRVAVPRLGTPGAMDWVEISSLESLTEGKYGIPEPVRTLPATRVSRDSIVLVPGVAFSPSGHRIGFGGGYFDRFLSEFGGVSIGLAYDFLVMDSLPTAPHDRRVVILVSETSAYRADALSS
- the miaA gene encoding tRNA (adenosine(37)-N6)-dimethylallyltransferase MiaA; protein product: MTSILAVVGPTGSGKTALAIEVARRLNTEIISADSMQVYRGMEIGTAAPTAEQLAAVKHHFVGVLEPDCEFSAGEFQRQARMVVDTLNARGKVAVVAGGSGLYVNALIDGLFDGPPKDDTIREELHREAESGAPLYEQLQSVDPEYAAIILPGDLRRIVRALEVYRLTGQPMSRLHREHRERTHAYSAVLVALDFPREELYRRINERVDAMVAAGFVEEVRALLERGYRSEVERLRSVGFREMAAYIDGKQTLAEAIETTKQQTRRFAKRQLTWFRADDRIHWLPVTGSSFTEAHVEQALRLLQDESASAR
- the mutL gene encoding DNA mismatch repair endonuclease MutL — translated: MSAKTSIPAVRVLPENVANKIAAGEVVERPASVVKELVENALDARATRIQVRLVAAGRRTIEVIDNGHGMSEQDALLAIERHATSKIRKAEDLDNILTLGFRGEALASIAAVSRFEMVTRRERDESATRVRVEGGILRDVDHVAAPVGTRVSVNRLYFNTPVRAKFLKGITTELSLCIDIVQRHALAEVGVGFHLLHNEKTLLDIPERATLRERVALIWGLNFLNDLIDLDEEQAGLRFRGLVGTPALTRSQRSHQFFFLNRRPIVNRSLQYGLEDGYRGLLTIGRYPVGIVMVESHPRYVDVNIHPAKREVRFREERVVREAIRDVVRRRMERIQVGRETLVTPAPSFPVREEPVMRTLISETSPRLAGTEAASASIPPMFETPPILAARFVETANPLEAYTEPVQTEFAGSGPATSDHVDRVAPMAVYRPIGHMDDAPMQLFDTYLLVPEEDRLLIIDQHALHERLTYDSLRADLADHDYQAQQLIVPILVELPPSHARLLETNLPLFSRIGIEIEPFGGTTFQVTAVCHLYQESKIADAIFRVLDQLAQGDLFSREDFISDALRLTVEACRGSVKAGDRLSPQERKELLEGFRRMRPPYTCPHGRPIITELTQMQMEKSFRRRQ